A window from Theobroma cacao cultivar B97-61/B2 chromosome 3, Criollo_cocoa_genome_V2, whole genome shotgun sequence encodes these proteins:
- the LOC18604172 gene encoding LEAF RUST 10 DISEASE-RESISTANCE LOCUS RECEPTOR-LIKE PROTEIN KINASE-like 1.2 isoform X4 gives MNSQLMLSTPSIFIFTFFLIGLFSLPISFCQDDENFEQCFSRFDCGDIKNLTYPYWTDDRPQLCKQEGFRLTKCEDEKPVIHIGRYEFRMIYLNHFTYAMTISRNDLWEKICPENPINVTLENPFLRYSPTNRHLTFFYNCNLSIQPSPNPFRCTEDLYSFYADDLVERARYGDLSDSCDTAIQVQVNQSAFAELQNQTPQRLEAWKLGFDVVYNLAEILCSACNNSRRGKCEILSSQYPICNNPGGGINWKAKLGIGFGALVGGIIITSIGFFCWQRRHRGKVFFKSSFVSGKSSSDRSVMMDAEKGDSLAGVHLFSYEELEKATNKFDSDRELGDGGFGTVYYGKLRDGRAVAVKRLYENNYRRVEQFMNEVEILTRLRHKNLVSLYGCTSRHSRELLLVYEYIPNGTVADHLHGERAKPGALPWSIRLEIAIETAEALRFLHASDTIHRDVKTNNILLDSNFSVKVADFGLSRLFPTDVTHVSTAPQGTPGYVDPEYHQCYHLTDKSDVFSFGVVLVELISSMPAVDITRHRHEINLSNMAINRIQNRALHELVDPSLGFESDYKVRKMITGVAEVAFQCLQNEKDMRPTMEEVLEALMGIQNEDYNKEKAEDMDISADEVGLLKSGPLPLSPDSVMIKWISGSSTTPSISN, from the exons ATGAATTCCCAATTGATGCTTTCAACCCCTTCTATCTTCATTTTCACCTTCTTCTTGATCGGTTTGTTCTCCCTCCCAATATCATTCTGCCAAGATGATGAAAACTTTGAGCAGTGTTTTAGTCGTTTTGATTGTGGAGACATAAAAAACCTCACGTATCCTTATTGGACGGACGATCGCCCTCAGCTCTGTAAGCAAGAAGGGTTCAGGTTGACGAAATGTGAAGATGAGAAGCCTGTCATACACATTGGTCGATATGAATTCcgaatgatttatttaaaccaCTTCACTTATGCAATGACTATTTCTCGAAACGATTTGTGGGAAAAGATTTGTCCTGAAAATCCGATCAATGTTACTCTGGAGAACCCTTTCTTGCGCTATTCTCCAACAAATCGACACCTTACTTTCTTTTACAATTGCAACCTATCAATACAACCAAGTCCAAATCCATTTCGATGCACCGAAGATTTATATTCTTTCTATGCGGATGATTTAGTTGAGAGGGCTAGGTATGGAGATTTAAGTGATTCTTGTGATACTGCTATCCAAGTTCAGGTTAATCAGAGCGCTTTTGCTGAACTCCAGAATCAAACGCCGCAAAGGCTTGAAGCTTGGAAACTAGGATTTGATGTGGTGTATAATCTTGCTGAAATTTTGTGTTCAGCATGCAACAACAGCCGGAGAGGGAAATGCGAGATTTTGAGTTCTCAATATCCTATTTGCAATAATCCTG GCGGGGGTATTAACTGGAAAGCAAAGCTGGGCATcg GTTTTGGTGCTTTGGTTGGAGGCATAATCATCACGAGCATTGGCTTCTTCTGCTGGCAGCGCCGCCACCGAGGAAAGGTGTTCTTTAAATCTTCTTTTGTATCCGGCAAGAGCTCTTCTGACCGCAGTGTCATGATGGATGCTGAGAAGGGTGACAGCTTGGCTGGCGTCCATCTCTTCAGCTATGAGGAACTTGAAAAAGCTACCAACAAATTTGATTCTGATAGGGAACTTGGTGATGGAGGCTTTGGAACTGTATATTATG GCAAACTTCGAGATGGCCGTGCTGTTGCAGTTAAACGCTTATATGAAAACAATTACAGGAGAGTTGAGCAATTCATGAATGAAGTTGAGATCCTAACTCGCTTGCGCCACAAAAATCTTGTCTCACTTTATGGGTGCACCTCGCGCCACAGTAGGGAACTCTTGCttgtatatgaatatattcCCAATGGCACTGTTGCTGATCACCTTCATGGTGAACGTGCTAAACCCGGTGCACTCCCTTGGTCCATTCGTTTAGAGATAGCCATAGAGACTGCAGAAGCATTGAGATTTCTGCATGCTTCCGATACTATCCACCGTGATGTGAAAACCAACAATATACTCCTCGACAGCAATTTTAGTGTTAAGGTTGCAGATTTTGGACTGTCTCGTCTCTTTCCAACAGATGTTACCCATGTTTCCACAGCACCACAGGGAACTCCGGGTTATGTCGATCCAGAATATCACCAGTGCTATCACCTTACTGACAAGAGTGATGTCTTTAGCTTTGGGGTTGTATTGGTTGAGCTAATATCATCCATGCCAGCTGTTGACATCACAAGGCACCGGCATGAGATCAACTTGTCGAATATGGCTATCAATAGGATTCAAAACCGAGCTTTGCATGAGCTAGTAGATCCATCTCTTGGGTTTGAATCAGACTACAAAGTTAGGAAAATGATAACTGGAGTCGCGGAGGTGGCATTCCAGTGCCTGCAAAATGAGAAAGACATGAGGCCGACTATGGAAGAAGTGCTAGAGGCTCTAATGGGCATACAGAATGAGGACTACAACAAAGAAAAGGCAGAAGACATGGATATTTCTGCAGACGAGGTTGGGTTGTTGAAGAGCGGACCACTGCCTTTATCTCCAGATTCtgtgatgataaaatggattAGCGGCAGCTCTACAACACCTAGTATAAGTAACTga
- the LOC18604172 gene encoding LEAF RUST 10 DISEASE-RESISTANCE LOCUS RECEPTOR-LIKE PROTEIN KINASE-like 1.2 isoform X1 — MNIHFFFSPLPSSLSIISIFILIVLPIACSDDNGQFLECNETFSCGIIQGMQYPFWGSVRPRYCGHGGFELICEENQFPVITIDAQRFRVLNVSTPGTMSIAPVDIWEDSCPEQFHNITLDHNLFDFAATFRNLSIFYGCPLDDDIPSQNRFSCPMLNGNIYAYHLDESLLRIHRSELADCNVSIRLPVNGNEFDELRSGNDTVMDAWNKGFDVMYHKDIMECMACRNSGGVCGSDNTTLEFLCFCRDQPHPQFCLASGGGINWKAKLGIGFGALVGGIIITSIGFFCWQRRHRGKVFFKSSFVSGKSSSDRSVMMDAEKGDSLAGVHLFSYEELEKATNKFDSDRELGDGGFGTVYYGKLRDGRAVAVKRLYENNYRRVEQFMNEVEILTRLRHKNLVSLYGCTSRHSRELLLVYEYIPNGTVADHLHGERAKPGALPWSIRLEIAIETAEALRFLHASDTIHRDVKTNNILLDSNFSVKVADFGLSRLFPTDVTHVSTAPQGTPGYVDPEYHQCYHLTDKSDVFSFGVVLVELISSMPAVDITRHRHEINLSNMAINRIQNRALHELVDPSLGFESDYKVRKMITGVAEVAFQCLQNEKDMRPTMEEVLEALMGIQNEDYNKEKAEDMDISADEVGLLKSGPLPLSPDSVMIKWISGSSTTPSISN, encoded by the exons ATGAATAtccatttcttcttttcaccTCTGCCAAGTTCTCTCTCCATCATCTCCATCTTCATCTTGATTGTTCTCCCCATAGCTTGTTCCGATGACAATGGGCAGTTCCTGGAATGCAATGAAACATTCAGTTGTGGAATCATACAAGGCATGCAGTACCCTTTCTGGGGCAGTGTACGGCCAAGATACTGCGGTCATGGAGGGTTCGAGCTCATTTGTGAAGAAAATCAGTTCCCTGTCATAACCATTGATGCTCAGAGATTTCGTGTATTAAACGTAAGTACACCTGGCACGATGAGCATTGCTCCTGTAGATATCTGGGAAGATTCTTGTCCTGAACAATTCCATAACATTACTTTAGATCACAACCTCTTTGATTTTGCTGCAACCTTTCGAAATCTCAGTATATTCTATGGCTGCCCTCTTGATGATGATATCCCTTCCCAAAATAGATTTAGTTGTCCCATGCTCAATGGCAACATCTATGCCTATCACCTGGATGAGTCATTGTTGAGAATTCACCGCTCAGAACTCGCAGATTGCAACGTCAGTATTAGACTTCCGGTTAATGGAAACGAATTCGATGAACTGCGGTCCGGAAATGACACTGTAATGGATGCTTGGAATAAAGGGTTCGATGTGATGTATCACAAGGACATCATGGAATGTATGGCATGCAGGAATTCTGGTGGAGTATGTGGATCTGACAATACAACGCTTGAGTTCTTATGCTTTTGCCGCGACCAGCCTCACCCTCAATTCTGTCTGGCTTCTG GCGGGGGTATTAACTGGAAAGCAAAGCTGGGCATcg GTTTTGGTGCTTTGGTTGGAGGCATAATCATCACGAGCATTGGCTTCTTCTGCTGGCAGCGCCGCCACCGAGGAAAGGTGTTCTTTAAATCTTCTTTTGTATCCGGCAAGAGCTCTTCTGACCGCAGTGTCATGATGGATGCTGAGAAGGGTGACAGCTTGGCTGGCGTCCATCTCTTCAGCTATGAGGAACTTGAAAAAGCTACCAACAAATTTGATTCTGATAGGGAACTTGGTGATGGAGGCTTTGGAACTGTATATTATG GCAAACTTCGAGATGGCCGTGCTGTTGCAGTTAAACGCTTATATGAAAACAATTACAGGAGAGTTGAGCAATTCATGAATGAAGTTGAGATCCTAACTCGCTTGCGCCACAAAAATCTTGTCTCACTTTATGGGTGCACCTCGCGCCACAGTAGGGAACTCTTGCttgtatatgaatatattcCCAATGGCACTGTTGCTGATCACCTTCATGGTGAACGTGCTAAACCCGGTGCACTCCCTTGGTCCATTCGTTTAGAGATAGCCATAGAGACTGCAGAAGCATTGAGATTTCTGCATGCTTCCGATACTATCCACCGTGATGTGAAAACCAACAATATACTCCTCGACAGCAATTTTAGTGTTAAGGTTGCAGATTTTGGACTGTCTCGTCTCTTTCCAACAGATGTTACCCATGTTTCCACAGCACCACAGGGAACTCCGGGTTATGTCGATCCAGAATATCACCAGTGCTATCACCTTACTGACAAGAGTGATGTCTTTAGCTTTGGGGTTGTATTGGTTGAGCTAATATCATCCATGCCAGCTGTTGACATCACAAGGCACCGGCATGAGATCAACTTGTCGAATATGGCTATCAATAGGATTCAAAACCGAGCTTTGCATGAGCTAGTAGATCCATCTCTTGGGTTTGAATCAGACTACAAAGTTAGGAAAATGATAACTGGAGTCGCGGAGGTGGCATTCCAGTGCCTGCAAAATGAGAAAGACATGAGGCCGACTATGGAAGAAGTGCTAGAGGCTCTAATGGGCATACAGAATGAGGACTACAACAAAGAAAAGGCAGAAGACATGGATATTTCTGCAGACGAGGTTGGGTTGTTGAAGAGCGGACCACTGCCTTTATCTCCAGATTCtgtgatgataaaatggattAGCGGCAGCTCTACAACACCTAGTATAAGTAACTga
- the LOC18604172 gene encoding LEAF RUST 10 DISEASE-RESISTANCE LOCUS RECEPTOR-LIKE PROTEIN KINASE-like 1.2 isoform X2 yields the protein MDLQNLLKFRTVLCIITIFLTTLATETLSADSHFEACMPRSCGNGPNISYPFWISEEQESYCGYPNFEITCEEKNPVLAISEDSFIIKDIFYNNNSLLVVTAAVSEDDCPTPRQNLSLDRTAFSLNLVNVNLSFLYNCEKRPEYHTYPVSCASNASFHSFAVFHKEGLEKTNYSLDSCQSLIDAPVYINDDVDFASLLEMNYTQVLSMGFVLNWTAHSCSNCKRSGGRCGFDNTSEFVCFCSDGSHPKTCNDGGGINWKAKLGIGFGALVGGIIITSIGFFCWQRRHRGKVFFKSSFVSGKSSSDRSVMMDAEKGDSLAGVHLFSYEELEKATNKFDSDRELGDGGFGTVYYGKLRDGRAVAVKRLYENNYRRVEQFMNEVEILTRLRHKNLVSLYGCTSRHSRELLLVYEYIPNGTVADHLHGERAKPGALPWSIRLEIAIETAEALRFLHASDTIHRDVKTNNILLDSNFSVKVADFGLSRLFPTDVTHVSTAPQGTPGYVDPEYHQCYHLTDKSDVFSFGVVLVELISSMPAVDITRHRHEINLSNMAINRIQNRALHELVDPSLGFESDYKVRKMITGVAEVAFQCLQNEKDMRPTMEEVLEALMGIQNEDYNKEKAEDMDISADEVGLLKSGPLPLSPDSVMIKWISGSSTTPSISN from the exons ATGGATCTACAGAACCTGTTAAAGTTTAGGACAGTTCTCTGTATTATTACCATCTTTCTCACCACCCTAGCAACTGAAACCCTGTCAGCGGACTCGCACTTTGAGGCTTGTATGCCTCGAAGCTGCGGTAATGGTCCCAATATAAGCTACCCTTTTTGGATTTCTGAAGAACAGGAATCCTATTGCGGTTACCCAAACTTCGAGATCACTTGCGAAGAGAAGAACCCGGTACTGGCGATTTCTGAGGATAGTTTCATCATCAAAGACATTTTTTACAACAACAATTCATTGCTCGTGGTCACTGCCGCTGTTAGTGAAGATGATTGTCCAACTCCTAGACAAAATCTTAGCCTTGACCGAACTGCGTTTAGTCTTAACCTTGTTAATGTCAACCTATCCTTTTTATATAATTGTGAGAAGCGACCAGAGTACCACACATATCCAGTAAGTTGTGCAAGCAATGCCTCCTTCCATTCCTTTGCTGTTTTCCACAAAGAAGGCTTGGAGAAGACGAACTATTCGTTAGATTCATGCCAGTCTTTGATTGATGCCCCAGTGTACATAAACGATGATGTTGATTTCGCTAGTTTGTTAGAAATGAATTACACTCAAGTTCTGAGCATGGGTTTCGTTTTGAACTGGACTGCACATAGTTGCAGCAATTGTAAGAGAAGTGGTGGGCGCTGTGGTTTCGATAATACTAGTGAATTCGTTTGTTTTTGCTCGGATGGATCTCATCCCAAGACCTGCAATGACG GCGGGGGTATTAACTGGAAAGCAAAGCTGGGCATcg GTTTTGGTGCTTTGGTTGGAGGCATAATCATCACGAGCATTGGCTTCTTCTGCTGGCAGCGCCGCCACCGAGGAAAGGTGTTCTTTAAATCTTCTTTTGTATCCGGCAAGAGCTCTTCTGACCGCAGTGTCATGATGGATGCTGAGAAGGGTGACAGCTTGGCTGGCGTCCATCTCTTCAGCTATGAGGAACTTGAAAAAGCTACCAACAAATTTGATTCTGATAGGGAACTTGGTGATGGAGGCTTTGGAACTGTATATTATG GCAAACTTCGAGATGGCCGTGCTGTTGCAGTTAAACGCTTATATGAAAACAATTACAGGAGAGTTGAGCAATTCATGAATGAAGTTGAGATCCTAACTCGCTTGCGCCACAAAAATCTTGTCTCACTTTATGGGTGCACCTCGCGCCACAGTAGGGAACTCTTGCttgtatatgaatatattcCCAATGGCACTGTTGCTGATCACCTTCATGGTGAACGTGCTAAACCCGGTGCACTCCCTTGGTCCATTCGTTTAGAGATAGCCATAGAGACTGCAGAAGCATTGAGATTTCTGCATGCTTCCGATACTATCCACCGTGATGTGAAAACCAACAATATACTCCTCGACAGCAATTTTAGTGTTAAGGTTGCAGATTTTGGACTGTCTCGTCTCTTTCCAACAGATGTTACCCATGTTTCCACAGCACCACAGGGAACTCCGGGTTATGTCGATCCAGAATATCACCAGTGCTATCACCTTACTGACAAGAGTGATGTCTTTAGCTTTGGGGTTGTATTGGTTGAGCTAATATCATCCATGCCAGCTGTTGACATCACAAGGCACCGGCATGAGATCAACTTGTCGAATATGGCTATCAATAGGATTCAAAACCGAGCTTTGCATGAGCTAGTAGATCCATCTCTTGGGTTTGAATCAGACTACAAAGTTAGGAAAATGATAACTGGAGTCGCGGAGGTGGCATTCCAGTGCCTGCAAAATGAGAAAGACATGAGGCCGACTATGGAAGAAGTGCTAGAGGCTCTAATGGGCATACAGAATGAGGACTACAACAAAGAAAAGGCAGAAGACATGGATATTTCTGCAGACGAGGTTGGGTTGTTGAAGAGCGGACCACTGCCTTTATCTCCAGATTCtgtgatgataaaatggattAGCGGCAGCTCTACAACACCTAGTATAAGTAACTga
- the LOC18604172 gene encoding LEAF RUST 10 DISEASE-RESISTANCE LOCUS RECEPTOR-LIKE PROTEIN KINASE-like 1.2 isoform X3 yields MDTLVFLTPTFFLIISIFFLLNFFQVSYSKDDVHFTSCPHPFDCGNLGNLSYPFSTDDRPAYCGYDHEVYKLKCIPNQPPYITISSQEFQVVHLNQTHGLMTIQRVESEENTCPEEIFTYNVFNYSDTAANITLLYGCPRRGFADNSFTCKKDQSETFAVFGNNDEYHCRGKVVEVPVKKKARDELIRGTRALDKTLFEPFEMRYFAYDDYCRRCKNSGGRCGSNKTLTAVFLCYCRDHPYPIKCERGGGINWKAKLGIGFGALVGGIIITSIGFFCWQRRHRGKVFFKSSFVSGKSSSDRSVMMDAEKGDSLAGVHLFSYEELEKATNKFDSDRELGDGGFGTVYYGKLRDGRAVAVKRLYENNYRRVEQFMNEVEILTRLRHKNLVSLYGCTSRHSRELLLVYEYIPNGTVADHLHGERAKPGALPWSIRLEIAIETAEALRFLHASDTIHRDVKTNNILLDSNFSVKVADFGLSRLFPTDVTHVSTAPQGTPGYVDPEYHQCYHLTDKSDVFSFGVVLVELISSMPAVDITRHRHEINLSNMAINRIQNRALHELVDPSLGFESDYKVRKMITGVAEVAFQCLQNEKDMRPTMEEVLEALMGIQNEDYNKEKAEDMDISADEVGLLKSGPLPLSPDSVMIKWISGSSTTPSISN; encoded by the exons ATGGATACCCTCGTCTTCCTTACACCCACTTTCTTCTTAATCATCTCCATCTTCTTCCTCCTAAATTTTTTCCAAGTATCTTACTCCAAAGATGATGTCCACTTTACTTCATGCCCCCATCCATTTGACTGTGGAAACCTTGGAAATCTTTCATATCCTTTCTCGACCGATGATCGACCTGCATATTGCGGCTATGATCATGAAGTGTACAAGCTCAAGTGCATACCGAATCAGCCCCCTTATATAACTATCAGCTCCCAAGAATTCCAAGTGGTGCACCTCAATCAGACTCATGGTTTGATGACAATCCAACGAGTGGAATCCGAAGAAAATACCTGTCCTGAGGAGATTTTTACatataatgtttttaattattccGACACCGCCGCAAACATTACTCTTTTATACGGCTGCCCGAGAAGGGGATTTGCGGATAATAGTTTCACTTGCAAAAAGGATCAAAGTGAAACTTTTGCTGTGTTCGGTAACAATGATGAATATCATTGTAGGGGAAAAGTTGTTGAAGTCCCGGTTAAGAAGAAGGCTCGGGATGAACTGATTCGTGGAACCAGGGCTCTCGATAAAACTTTATTTGAACCGTTTGAAATGAGATACTTTGCATACGATGACTATTGCCGGCGATGCAAGAATTCCGGTGGCAGATGTGGTAGCAACAAGACTTTAACGGCTGTATTTCTCTGCTATTGTCGTGATCATCCATATCCAATTAAATGCGAACGTG GCGGGGGTATTAACTGGAAAGCAAAGCTGGGCATcg GTTTTGGTGCTTTGGTTGGAGGCATAATCATCACGAGCATTGGCTTCTTCTGCTGGCAGCGCCGCCACCGAGGAAAGGTGTTCTTTAAATCTTCTTTTGTATCCGGCAAGAGCTCTTCTGACCGCAGTGTCATGATGGATGCTGAGAAGGGTGACAGCTTGGCTGGCGTCCATCTCTTCAGCTATGAGGAACTTGAAAAAGCTACCAACAAATTTGATTCTGATAGGGAACTTGGTGATGGAGGCTTTGGAACTGTATATTATG GCAAACTTCGAGATGGCCGTGCTGTTGCAGTTAAACGCTTATATGAAAACAATTACAGGAGAGTTGAGCAATTCATGAATGAAGTTGAGATCCTAACTCGCTTGCGCCACAAAAATCTTGTCTCACTTTATGGGTGCACCTCGCGCCACAGTAGGGAACTCTTGCttgtatatgaatatattcCCAATGGCACTGTTGCTGATCACCTTCATGGTGAACGTGCTAAACCCGGTGCACTCCCTTGGTCCATTCGTTTAGAGATAGCCATAGAGACTGCAGAAGCATTGAGATTTCTGCATGCTTCCGATACTATCCACCGTGATGTGAAAACCAACAATATACTCCTCGACAGCAATTTTAGTGTTAAGGTTGCAGATTTTGGACTGTCTCGTCTCTTTCCAACAGATGTTACCCATGTTTCCACAGCACCACAGGGAACTCCGGGTTATGTCGATCCAGAATATCACCAGTGCTATCACCTTACTGACAAGAGTGATGTCTTTAGCTTTGGGGTTGTATTGGTTGAGCTAATATCATCCATGCCAGCTGTTGACATCACAAGGCACCGGCATGAGATCAACTTGTCGAATATGGCTATCAATAGGATTCAAAACCGAGCTTTGCATGAGCTAGTAGATCCATCTCTTGGGTTTGAATCAGACTACAAAGTTAGGAAAATGATAACTGGAGTCGCGGAGGTGGCATTCCAGTGCCTGCAAAATGAGAAAGACATGAGGCCGACTATGGAAGAAGTGCTAGAGGCTCTAATGGGCATACAGAATGAGGACTACAACAAAGAAAAGGCAGAAGACATGGATATTTCTGCAGACGAGGTTGGGTTGTTGAAGAGCGGACCACTGCCTTTATCTCCAGATTCtgtgatgataaaatggattAGCGGCAGCTCTACAACACCTAGTATAAGTAACTga